The Sorangiineae bacterium MSr11367 genome window below encodes:
- a CDS encoding amino acid permease, producing MLSRLGYAQELLRAMGGFSSFAISFSIISILTGIMTTYAVALGGGGPAALGYGWPIVSVGTLIVAMAMGELASAFPTAGALYHWSALLGGPGWGWFTAMMNLAGQCAIVAAIDLGCAQAIAGTLRLPPSANVPLLFAVLLSHGLINAFSVKLVAWLNSFSATVHIVGVIIIVGALVLWGRAQPVSFLGKTGFTLREDGNYTLGFLNALVLGMWTFTGYDASAHVSEETHDPARRAPWGIVSSVAVSAVAGYALIAGLTLAIVDLPATANDKEPPLYILRHAFGETTGDLTMGLAVVAMWFCGLSSVTSASRMLFAFCRDGGLPGSATLRRVSPSHKTPLFAILASTLGPFLLVLLTLPFSDKVFLAVASLATTGLYLSYAMPIALGIHARATGKWRHRGPWNLRGLGIPMAACAVAWSLAVLVICCLPPNWNAAVMLGSVVVVILALYFVFARTRFAGPQVSIVGIEASFDARSQSDHS from the coding sequence ATGCTCTCGCGCCTTGGTTATGCGCAAGAGCTCTTGCGCGCGATGGGAGGCTTTTCCAGTTTTGCGATCAGCTTCTCCATCATCAGCATTCTCACGGGCATCATGACGACGTACGCCGTGGCCCTCGGCGGCGGCGGGCCCGCAGCGTTGGGCTATGGATGGCCCATCGTCAGCGTGGGGACGTTGATCGTGGCCATGGCGATGGGAGAGCTTGCCAGCGCCTTCCCAACGGCCGGTGCGCTCTACCACTGGTCGGCGCTCCTCGGCGGGCCGGGGTGGGGATGGTTCACCGCGATGATGAACCTCGCCGGCCAATGCGCCATCGTCGCCGCGATCGATCTCGGGTGCGCGCAAGCCATCGCGGGCACCTTGCGTTTGCCCCCGAGCGCGAACGTGCCGCTGCTCTTCGCCGTGCTGCTCTCGCATGGGCTCATCAACGCGTTTTCGGTGAAGCTCGTGGCCTGGCTCAATAGCTTTTCGGCCACGGTGCACATCGTCGGTGTGATCATCATCGTGGGCGCGCTCGTGCTCTGGGGCCGCGCGCAGCCGGTGTCGTTCCTCGGAAAGACGGGATTCACCTTGCGCGAAGACGGCAATTACACGCTCGGCTTTCTCAATGCGCTCGTGCTCGGGATGTGGACTTTCACTGGCTACGACGCCTCCGCCCACGTCAGCGAGGAGACGCACGATCCCGCGCGGCGGGCGCCGTGGGGCATCGTCTCGTCGGTCGCGGTCAGCGCGGTGGCAGGCTATGCGCTCATCGCGGGGTTGACCCTCGCCATCGTCGATCTGCCGGCGACGGCCAACGACAAGGAGCCGCCGCTCTACATCTTGCGGCACGCCTTCGGGGAGACCACGGGTGACCTCACCATGGGCCTCGCCGTCGTGGCGATGTGGTTCTGCGGTCTCTCCAGCGTCACCAGCGCCTCGCGCATGCTGTTCGCCTTTTGCCGCGACGGCGGGCTGCCTGGCTCGGCCACGTTGCGGCGGGTAAGCCCGTCGCACAAGACGCCGCTGTTCGCGATTTTGGCCTCGACGCTCGGCCCCTTCCTCCTGGTGCTGCTCACGTTGCCCTTCAGCGACAAAGTGTTTCTCGCCGTCGCATCGCTGGCCACCACGGGCCTCTACCTCTCGTACGCCATGCCCATCGCCCTGGGCATCCATGCCCGGGCCACGGGAAAGTGGCGCCATCGTGGTCCCTGGAACCTCCGAGGTCTGGGCATCCCGATGGCCGCATGCGCCGTGGCCTGGTCGCTGGCCGTGCTCGTCATCTGCTGCCTTCCGCCCAATTGGAATGCCGCCGTGATGCTCGGTTCGGTCGTGGTGGTCATCCTGGCGCTGTATTTCGTGTTTGCGCGAACCCGATTTGCCGGCCCGCAGGTCTCCATCGTGGGAATCGAAGCGTCGTTTGACGCACGCAGCCAATCCGACCATTCCTGA
- a CDS encoding peptide MFS transporter, with translation MSTAAKSNLTPLPVQTQPENSGTSPTASQKHPRGLYVLFGTEMWERFSYYGMRALLVLYLIDHHGWQPSEASSVYKWYTSLVYLAPLLGGFIADRYLGLRLSIVIGAILMGIGQFFLTTESLSFFYTGIGLLVVGNGFFKPNITTLVGRMYLPGDGRRDGAFTIFYMGINLGGLIAPIVCGQWLRANYGYHAGFGACGVGMIFSLLIFVLFRKQVERDVLAAGNSLEVGAKIVKKDEPVTSRAAKDQEDEAKPAATGLAPTLGRAFIIITGLLFAVVIPVLFIYRFMQGEVPVTGIIMPIAVAGIAVWMTFSLLSIKGASRDKSIVIFVLFVFMLLFWMSFEQAGNALNLWAAYHTVRKVVFFDMEAEAYQSINGISIVLFAPLFAWLWLRLNRIGREPSTPMKMGVSMVFMALSSLAMVGATATENTGESRVALGAVPSNIDLSKFNAGRLTYDQAKHELVTQGVLASFVVNDLLKQSADPKYVSSVESFVAESAKATADKPVSAKLEGVPADYQPAAALAENGATWDAATGTLSVKKPIDPPSRVALLSEGAPAEWRKPVRELSKSSDAARVTGFWLFLSYVLATFGELCISPVGLSMVTKLAPTRFASLFMGVWLLSNSVAQYIGGSIGESWGKVTPTNYFMIFVASSAVGAVLLFFLVRPVQKLMHEVR, from the coding sequence ATGAGTACAGCAGCCAAGTCGAATCTCACCCCTTTGCCCGTCCAAACGCAGCCCGAAAATTCGGGTACATCGCCTACCGCGTCGCAAAAGCATCCGCGCGGTCTGTACGTGCTGTTCGGCACGGAGATGTGGGAGCGATTCAGCTACTACGGCATGCGAGCGTTGCTCGTTCTGTACTTGATCGATCACCACGGCTGGCAGCCGTCGGAGGCCTCCAGCGTGTACAAGTGGTACACGAGCCTCGTTTATCTGGCCCCGCTCCTCGGTGGATTCATCGCCGACCGGTATCTGGGATTGCGGCTGTCGATCGTCATCGGTGCCATCTTGATGGGCATCGGGCAGTTCTTCCTGACGACGGAGTCGCTGTCGTTCTTCTATACGGGCATCGGTCTTCTGGTCGTGGGCAACGGTTTTTTCAAGCCGAACATTACGACCCTCGTCGGACGCATGTACCTACCCGGCGATGGTCGGCGCGACGGTGCGTTCACCATCTTTTACATGGGCATCAACCTCGGCGGTCTGATCGCACCCATCGTGTGCGGCCAATGGCTGCGCGCCAACTACGGATATCACGCGGGTTTCGGGGCGTGCGGCGTGGGGATGATCTTTAGCCTGCTCATTTTCGTGCTCTTCCGAAAGCAAGTGGAGCGCGATGTGCTCGCGGCGGGCAACAGCCTGGAGGTCGGCGCCAAGATCGTCAAGAAGGACGAGCCCGTGACCTCGCGCGCCGCGAAGGATCAAGAGGACGAGGCCAAGCCGGCGGCCACGGGGCTGGCACCGACCTTGGGGCGCGCCTTCATCATCATCACCGGCCTTCTTTTCGCCGTGGTCATCCCCGTGCTCTTCATTTACCGCTTCATGCAGGGCGAGGTGCCGGTGACTGGCATCATCATGCCCATCGCTGTGGCGGGCATCGCCGTGTGGATGACGTTCAGCCTCCTGAGCATCAAGGGCGCCTCGCGCGACAAGAGCATCGTCATCTTCGTCTTGTTCGTCTTCATGCTGCTCTTCTGGATGTCCTTCGAGCAGGCGGGCAACGCGCTCAATTTGTGGGCGGCCTATCACACCGTGCGCAAGGTCGTCTTCTTCGACATGGAGGCCGAGGCGTACCAGTCGATCAACGGCATCAGCATCGTCCTCTTCGCACCGCTCTTCGCGTGGCTGTGGTTGCGCCTCAATCGCATCGGGCGCGAGCCGTCGACGCCGATGAAGATGGGCGTATCCATGGTGTTCATGGCCCTGTCGTCGCTCGCCATGGTGGGCGCCACGGCGACGGAGAACACGGGCGAGTCGCGCGTGGCGCTCGGCGCGGTTCCCTCGAACATCGATCTGTCGAAGTTCAATGCGGGCCGTCTCACGTACGATCAGGCCAAGCACGAGCTGGTGACGCAAGGTGTGCTCGCCTCGTTCGTGGTGAACGATTTGCTCAAGCAGAGCGCAGACCCGAAGTACGTCAGCAGCGTGGAGTCCTTCGTCGCGGAATCCGCCAAGGCGACGGCGGACAAGCCCGTGTCGGCGAAGCTCGAGGGCGTGCCCGCGGACTATCAGCCCGCCGCCGCGCTGGCGGAAAACGGAGCCACGTGGGATGCCGCGACGGGCACGCTCAGCGTGAAGAAGCCCATCGACCCGCCGTCGCGGGTCGCGCTTCTCAGCGAGGGAGCCCCCGCCGAATGGCGCAAGCCAGTGCGCGAGCTGTCGAAGTCGAGCGACGCAGCCCGCGTGACCGGCTTTTGGCTCTTTTTGAGCTACGTCCTCGCGACCTTTGGTGAGCTGTGCATCTCACCGGTGGGCCTGTCGATGGTGACGAAGTTGGCGCCGACCCGGTTCGCCTCACTGTTTATGGGCGTGTGGCTCCTGTCGAACTCCGTCGCACAGTACATCGGCGGAAGCATCGGCGAGTCGTGGGGCAAGGTCACCCCGACGAACTACTTCATGATCTTCGTCGCCAGCTCCGCGGTCGGCGCCGTGTTGCTCTTCTTCTTGGTGCGCCCCGTGCAGAAACTCATGCACGAGGTTCGCTAG
- a CDS encoding PQQ-like beta-propeller repeat protein, whose translation MMRSFEILVASDEIAPAFDPESTNPSPHPKRRRGAREVLDIFIGGVNVTARVADRQAPAVLRDLGLSLARLARQRRGKILVRFYDDPWELCVERMGKVAALSVYRTGADPFVVAYDERASFAEIHARVREAVKKAIERGSAPAAVAVELRAAEAALDAVDPEDLTLEDDPLSALTPVSVEVERDFPVALGTEFILRKFSDAEDDAAPVERADLHALLFRGRIRAEVRGRAVDLGEGHPFLFAERLLAMSADALQAWEHGQPQYVRAEAGGVLIAVRLSTDGDAALTLGSATRAPEQSFTFPALSVSDLVEASLAFGRALSRAVLRRDRAQCTNLRLSAFRRQLRETADCLRDVCRDDAKTNPTPEPYRAFVAASRPSRSPEVQGTSQAPPARLRYSERWRALVPGIDLRATFLCGDRVIASAAAETFCLDRTSGNVLWRVPTTRATSVVTPGGLARISGDGEIRVHDFGNGEVTMRAQIDPRLGAPPAGAVVSLPGLPRLLIVTEGERHLSAIDLTNGEPRWRFTWGRGGALRMRRAGRLLYIASGDSALTAVDVQSGSVVWRVRNRLRFRSSPTLDHDVLMAVAGGANSAAELLAIDPYSGDVRFQCPIAPSAATVEGGPLIAGRVVACAVRMRHGLRLAAFCRETGRELWKSEGSVAPVGTSWLAVDGLFIGNCPTGELVAVEAESGALRYRHVLGRMVDSDVPRRLEPVLRSGALFVPHTDVHVFRPHDGTEIATIGPCDAIPDLLRVDEQCNVYVAEESGHLVSFAVGPRLTLVKG comes from the coding sequence ATGATGCGCTCGTTTGAGATCCTCGTCGCTAGCGACGAAATTGCGCCCGCCTTCGATCCCGAATCGACCAACCCTTCACCGCATCCCAAGAGACGTCGGGGTGCACGCGAAGTGCTCGACATCTTCATCGGCGGCGTCAACGTGACCGCCCGCGTGGCCGACCGGCAAGCCCCGGCCGTGCTGCGTGATCTGGGGTTGTCACTCGCCCGGCTCGCCCGTCAGCGGCGCGGCAAAATCTTGGTTCGCTTCTACGACGACCCGTGGGAGCTGTGCGTCGAACGCATGGGCAAGGTGGCCGCGCTCAGCGTCTACCGAACCGGCGCCGATCCGTTCGTGGTCGCCTACGACGAACGCGCAAGCTTCGCCGAGATCCACGCCCGCGTTCGCGAAGCCGTGAAAAAGGCCATCGAGCGCGGCTCCGCGCCCGCGGCCGTCGCCGTCGAGCTTCGCGCAGCGGAAGCCGCCCTCGATGCCGTCGACCCCGAGGACCTCACCCTCGAGGACGATCCGCTCTCGGCGCTCACGCCGGTCAGCGTCGAGGTCGAGCGCGACTTCCCCGTGGCCCTCGGCACCGAGTTCATTCTGCGCAAGTTCAGCGACGCCGAGGACGATGCGGCCCCCGTCGAACGGGCGGATCTGCACGCGCTGCTCTTTCGCGGGCGCATTCGTGCCGAGGTGCGCGGGCGCGCCGTGGACCTCGGAGAAGGGCACCCGTTTCTCTTCGCCGAGCGGCTTCTCGCCATGTCGGCCGATGCGCTGCAGGCCTGGGAGCACGGCCAGCCGCAGTACGTCCGCGCGGAGGCTGGCGGTGTCCTCATCGCCGTCCGGCTCTCCACCGACGGCGACGCCGCACTGACCTTGGGCTCCGCCACGCGGGCGCCCGAGCAAAGCTTCACCTTCCCTGCCCTCTCCGTCTCCGACTTGGTGGAGGCGTCGCTCGCCTTCGGACGCGCCCTCTCCCGCGCGGTGTTGCGCCGGGACCGTGCACAATGCACGAACTTGCGGCTAAGCGCCTTCCGCCGCCAGCTCCGCGAGACCGCGGACTGCCTGCGCGACGTCTGCCGCGACGACGCCAAGACGAACCCCACGCCGGAACCGTACCGCGCCTTCGTCGCCGCCTCGCGTCCTTCGCGCTCGCCCGAGGTGCAGGGCACCTCGCAAGCCCCGCCGGCACGTCTGCGTTACAGCGAGCGATGGCGCGCACTCGTACCGGGCATCGACCTGCGCGCGACGTTCCTCTGCGGCGATCGGGTCATCGCCTCGGCGGCCGCGGAGACGTTCTGCCTCGATCGCACCAGCGGCAACGTGCTCTGGCGCGTCCCGACGACCCGCGCGACCAGCGTGGTCACGCCGGGCGGGCTCGCACGCATCTCCGGTGACGGAGAGATCCGCGTGCACGACTTCGGCAACGGCGAGGTCACCATGCGCGCGCAGATCGATCCGCGCCTCGGCGCGCCGCCCGCGGGCGCGGTGGTCAGCCTCCCCGGCCTTCCGCGGCTGCTCATCGTCACCGAGGGCGAGCGGCATCTCTCGGCCATCGATCTGACCAATGGTGAGCCGCGCTGGCGGTTCACGTGGGGACGCGGCGGTGCACTTCGCATGCGGCGCGCGGGCCGTCTCCTCTACATCGCGAGCGGCGACAGCGCGCTCACCGCCGTCGACGTGCAATCGGGCAGCGTCGTCTGGCGCGTGCGGAACCGACTTCGCTTCCGCTCGAGCCCCACGCTCGATCACGACGTGCTCATGGCCGTCGCCGGCGGGGCCAACTCGGCGGCCGAACTCTTGGCCATCGATCCGTACTCGGGCGACGTGCGATTCCAGTGCCCCATTGCTCCGTCCGCTGCCACCGTGGAGGGCGGTCCCCTCATCGCGGGCCGGGTCGTCGCTTGTGCCGTGCGCATGCGCCACGGGTTGCGTCTTGCCGCGTTTTGCCGCGAGACCGGGCGCGAGCTCTGGAAAAGCGAGGGATCCGTCGCCCCGGTGGGGACCTCGTGGCTCGCCGTCGACGGGCTCTTCATCGGAAATTGCCCCACCGGCGAACTCGTCGCCGTGGAGGCGGAGTCCGGTGCCCTTCGCTACCGTCACGTGCTCGGCCGCATGGTGGACTCCGATGTTCCGCGGCGGCTCGAGCCGGTGCTCCGCTCCGGCGCGCTCTTCGTCCCCCACACCGACGTGCACGTTTTTCGACCGCACGACGGCACCGAAATCGCGACGATCGGTCCCTGCGACGCCATTCCGGATCTTCTTCGCGTGGACGAGCAGTGCAACGTCTACGTCGCCGAGGAAAGCGGCCACCTCGTGTCCTTCGCCGTCGGCCCGCGCCTCACGTTGGTCAAAGGCTAA